A genome region from Apus apus isolate bApuApu2 chromosome 2, bApuApu2.pri.cur, whole genome shotgun sequence includes the following:
- the C2H7orf25 gene encoding UPF0415 protein C7orf25 homolog, translated as MSVQSLLNERIAIAKELIERAEALSKLQKRRIEGGAKLCGKLKAELNFLHKVEAGKVAIKESHLQSTNLTHLQAVVQSAENLEDVVSVLHVFAYEDRFGEKQTLVVDVVANGGHTWVKAIGRKAEALHNIWLGRGQYGDKSVIEQAEDFLQASRQQPVEYSNPHIIFAFYNSVSSPMAETLKEMGISVRGDVVAVNSMAEPSTENQHLSASESDEEGPELLQVTRVDRENLVASIAFPTQIKVNVCNRVNLDITTLITYVSALSYGGCYFIFKEKVLTEQAAQERRERVLPQLEEFMEGKELFACESAVRDFQSILETLGGPGEKERAALLVKRINVVPDQPSDRALGLVASSKINSRSLTIFGTGDTLKAITMTANSGFVRAAANQGVKFSVFVHQPRALTESKESVATPLPKSCPPDNGL; from the coding sequence ATGTCTGTGCAGTCACTGCTTAATGAAAGAATTGCCATTGCTAAAGAATTGATCGAGAGAGCAGAAGCCCTTTCCAAGTTGCAGAAAAGGAGAATAGAAGGTGGGGCAAAACTATGTGGCAAACTGAAGGCTGAGCTAAACTTCTTGCACAAGGTGGAGGCGGGGAAGGTGGCCATCAAGGAATCCCATCTGCAGAGCACAAACCTTACCCATCTCCAGGCCGTTGTTCAGTCAGCAGAGAACCTGGAGGATGTTGTCAGCGTCCTCCATGTCTTTGCCTACGAGGACAGGTTTGGGGAAAAGCAAACACTGGTGGTAGATGTTGTCGCCAATGGAGGTCACACGTGGGTGAAGGCCATTGGTCGGAAGGCAGAGGCTCTGCATAACATCTGGCTGGGGAGAGGCCAGTATGGTGACAAAAGCGTTATTGAGCAGGCAGAGGACTTCCTGCAGGCGAGCCGTCAGCAGCCGGTGGAGTACAGCAATCCCCACATCATCTTTGCATTCTACAACAGCGTGTCCAGTCCTATGGCAGAGACACTCAAGGAGATGGGAATATCTGTGCGAGGAGACGTTGTGGCTGTGAACTCAATGGCAGAGCCATCTACGGAAAACCAGCACCTTAGTGCCAGTGAATCAGATGAAGAAGGCCCTGAACTCCTGCAGGTGACCAGAGTAGACCGGGAGAATTTGGTGGCCAGCATTGCTTTTCCTACCCAGATCAAGGTAAATGTGTGCAATAGAGTTAACTTGGACATCACTACCTTAATAACCTACGTCTCTGCCCTGAGCTATGGTGGCTGCTACTtcatcttcaaagaaaaagtgctgactgagcaagcagctcaggaaaggagagagagagtcCTGCCTCAGCTGGAGGAGTTcatggaggggaaggagctcTTTGCCTGTGAATCTGCTGTCCGAGATTTTCAGTCCATCTTGGAAACGCTGGGAGGACCTGGGGAGAAGGAGCGAGCCGCGCTGCTCGTGAAAAGAATCAATGTGGTGCCAGATCAGCCGTCTGACCGTGCCTTAGGACTCGTGGCTAGTTCTAAAATCAACAGCCGCTCTTTAACCATTTTTGGGACAGGAGACACTTTAAAAGCCATCACTATGACCGCAAATAGTGGTTTTGTGAGGGCAGCAGCTAACCAAGGTGTCAAGTTCAGCGTTTTTGTCCATCAGCCGCGAGCActgacagaaagcaaagagtCTGTTGCCACACCTTTACCAAAGAGCTGCCCGCCTGATAATGGACTCTAA
- the PSMA2 gene encoding proteasome subunit alpha type-2, whose amino-acid sequence MAERGYSFSLTTFSPSGKLVQIEYALAAVAAGAPSVGIKAANGVVLATEKKQKSILYDERSVHKVEPITKHIGLVYSGMGPDYRVLVHRARKLAQQYYLVYHEPIPTAQLVQRIASVMQEYTQSGGVRPFGVSLLICGWNEGRPYLFQSDPSGAYFAWKATAMGKNYVNGKTFLEKRYNEDLELEDAIHTAILTLKESFEGQMTEDNIEVGICNEAGFRRLTPTEVKDYLAAIA is encoded by the exons ATGGCGGAGCGCGGCTACAGCTTCTCCCTCACCACCTTCAG TCCTTCTGGAAAGCTTGTTCAGATTGAATATGCTTtggctgcagtggctgcaggagctccaTCGGTTGGGATTAAAG CTGCAAATGGAGTGGTGTTGGCAactgagaagaaacagaaatccaTTCTTTATGATGAAAGGAGCGTCCACAAAGTGGAACCAATTACCAAACATATAGGCTTAGTGTACAGCGGTATGGGTCCAGATTACAG AGTACTTGTGCACAGAGCTCGGAAGCTGGCCCAGCAATATTACTTGGTTTACCATGAGCCCATTCCAACAGCTCAGCTAGTCCAGAGAATTGCTTCTGTGATGCAGGAATACACGCAGTCTGG tgGTGTTCGTCCATTTGGTGTATCACTGCTGATCTGTGGCTGGAACGAAGGGCGGCCCTATTTATTTCAGTCAGATCCATCT GGAGCTTACTTTGCATGGAAAGCAACAGCAATGGGAAAAAATTACGTCAATGGGAAAACATTCCTTGAGAAAAG ATACAATGAAGATTTGGAGCTGGAAGATGCGATTCATACAGCTATCTTAACACTAAAG gAGAGCTTTGAAGGGCAAATGACAGAAGACAACATTGAAGTTGGCATCTGTAATGAAGCTGGTTTTAGGAGACTCACTCCAACTGAGGTTAAGGACTACTTGGCTGCAATAGCGTAG
- the MRPL32 gene encoding 39S ribosomal protein L32, mitochondrial: MAALVLACPALPGLRALLQRCWGRLRRGGWPGLPGCPSPPWGPALAVQAPAFLPRPLDEPSGSSEAPGLLDSILWMAAPKKRRTIEVNRCRRRNPSKLIKVKRNIDVCPECGNLKQKHVLCGYCYAKVKAETRLIRMEIGKKEGGPFNAPTVETLVLYDGEKPTEKDEGKRIIERARKRPSWFVQN, from the exons ATGGCGGCGCTGGTGCtggcctgccctgccctgccgggCCTCCGCGCCCTCCTGCAGCGCTGCTGGGGGCGGCTGCGGCGCGGCGGCTGGCCGGGTCTGCCCGGGTGCCCGAGCCCGCCCTGGG GGCCAGCGCTGGCTGTCCAGGCGCCAGCTTTTCTCCCGCGACCGCTGGACGAGCCCAGCGGCAGCTCCGAGGCGCCAGGCCTGCTAGATAGCATCCTGTGGATGGCGGCGCCGAAGAAGCGGCGCACCATCGAGGTGAACCGCTGCAGGCGGAGGAACCCCAGTAAGCTCATAAAAGTGAAG AGGAACATAGATGTTTGTCCCGAGTGTGGAAACCTGAAGCAGAAGCACGTCCTTTGTGGCTATTGTTATGCAAAGGTCAAAGCAGAAACACGGCTCATACGGATGGAAATAGGTAAAAAGGAAGGAGGACCATTTAATGCTCCAACAGTAGAGACTCTTGTCCTTTATGATGGAGAGAAGCCCACAGAAAAAGACGAAGGCAAACGGATCATTGAAAGAGCCAGGAAACGTCCATCTTGGTTTGTCCAAAATTGA